A genome region from Dickeya chrysanthemi NCPPB 402 includes the following:
- a CDS encoding flavodoxin family protein, which produces MSKIAVVYYSGYGHTKLIAEQVAESAQASLIAVDNNGDITDADWETLNAADGIIFGAPTYMGNVPWQFKKFADASSKIWFTRGWQDKVFGGFVNSASLNGDKQVTLIYLQTLAAQHGGIWVSLGQLPANALASTRNDANNLGGSAGALIQSPSDAGADAIPAGDLETAKLYGARVAEITRRLHG; this is translated from the coding sequence ATGAGCAAGATCGCTGTGGTTTACTATTCTGGTTATGGTCACACTAAACTGATTGCTGAACAGGTTGCAGAAAGCGCTCAGGCAAGCCTGATTGCCGTCGACAACAACGGTGATATCACCGACGCTGACTGGGAAACGCTGAATGCCGCAGACGGCATCATTTTCGGCGCACCCACTTACATGGGCAATGTTCCGTGGCAATTCAAGAAATTCGCTGACGCCAGTTCCAAAATCTGGTTTACCCGCGGCTGGCAGGACAAGGTATTTGGCGGTTTCGTCAACAGCGCCAGCCTGAACGGCGACAAGCAAGTCACCCTGATTTATCTGCAAACGCTGGCGGCACAGCACGGCGGTATCTGGGTTAGCCTCGGCCAACTGCCGGCTAATGCTCTGGCTTCTACCCGCAACGATGCAAACAACCTCGGTGGTTCCGCCGGTGCGCTGATTCAATCGCCGTCAGACGCCGGTGCCGATGCAATTCCGGCTGGTGATTTGGAAACCGCTAAACTGTACGGCGCACGCGTCGCTGAAATTACCCGTCGTCTGCACGGCTAA
- a CDS encoding YqaE/Pmp3 family membrane protein, protein MGFWRILFTIILPPLGVLLGKGLGWAFLLNVLLTLLGYVPGLIHAFWIQTRPGSRLG, encoded by the coding sequence ATGGGTTTCTGGCGTATTCTGTTTACCATCATCCTGCCGCCACTCGGCGTGTTATTGGGCAAAGGATTGGGCTGGGCATTTTTGCTGAATGTGTTGCTGACCTTGCTGGGGTATGTGCCGGGTTTGATCCATGCGTTTTGGATTCAGACTCGTCCGGGCAGTCGTCTCGGATAA
- a CDS encoding CidA/LrgA family protein produces MRNTITLCWHYLRAFAVIYLCLFIGNAISARLPITIPGSILGMLVLFALLASQILPSHWVKPGCRLLIRYMALLFVPIGVGVMNYYGVLREQFAPIVVSCLVSTFVVMIVVGYTTQMMHRDQVPPGRNTADAKEDK; encoded by the coding sequence ATGCGCAATACCATCACACTGTGCTGGCACTATTTACGCGCTTTCGCAGTGATTTACCTGTGTTTATTCATTGGCAATGCGATATCCGCGCGACTTCCCATTACCATTCCCGGCAGTATTCTCGGCATGCTGGTGCTATTCGCCCTGTTGGCGTCGCAAATTCTGCCGTCACACTGGGTGAAACCGGGCTGTCGGTTATTGATCCGCTACATGGCGCTGTTATTCGTGCCGATTGGCGTCGGGGTCATGAACTATTATGGGGTGCTGCGTGAACAGTTCGCGCCGATCGTCGTCTCCTGTCTGGTTAGCACGTTTGTGGTCATGATCGTGGTCGGTTATACCACTCAGATGATGCACCGTGATCAGGTGCCGCCGGGCCGAAACACGGCAGACGCCAAGGAAGATAAATGA
- a CDS encoding acyl-CoA thioesterase → MTEALLVEERIQHSITRVAKVVFPTNINHHSTLFGGTALAWMDEISFITATRFCHKPLVTVSTEKINFNTPIPSGTIVELVGQVSRVGRTSLTVDVSVYLEQMYAEGRTQVITGQFNFVAVNDEGRPIPLF, encoded by the coding sequence ATGACAGAAGCATTACTCGTTGAAGAACGCATTCAGCACTCCATCACCCGGGTCGCCAAGGTCGTCTTTCCCACCAATATCAACCACCATTCCACCCTGTTCGGCGGTACGGCATTGGCGTGGATGGATGAAATCTCTTTTATTACCGCCACCCGTTTTTGCCACAAACCACTGGTCACCGTCTCCACGGAAAAAATCAATTTCAATACGCCGATCCCTTCAGGCACGATTGTTGAATTGGTCGGGCAGGTCAGCCGCGTCGGGCGCACCAGCCTGACGGTGGATGTTTCGGTATATCTGGAGCAAATGTACGCCGAAGGCCGTACTCAAGTCATTACCGGACAATTCAATTTCGTGGCCGTCAATGACGAAGGGCGCCCTATTCCGCTATTCTGA
- the moeA gene encoding molybdopterin molybdotransferase MoeA, producing the protein MDTSGLLSLEQARHAMLAQVSALTDTETVSIYQAAGRITAAAVTSPINVPLFDNSAMDGYAVRCHELTDQPLPVAGKAFAGAPFDADWPAGSCIRIMTGAPIPAGADAVVMQEETERDADGRIRFTHAVKPGQNIHRIGEDLRQQAQVLPAGTRLGAAELPLLASLGIATIPVVRRLRVALFSTGDELQPVGEPLREGQIYDTNRFAVRLMLEQLGHDVIDLGIVRDDPAALRQAFQQADQAADVVISSGGVSVGEADYTKQMLEALGDIRFWKLAIKPGKPFAFGKLSHAWFCGLPGNPVSAAVTFYQLVQPLLAQLSGHSSWSLPARFRVKTTTPLKKSPGRLDFQRGILARTDQGSLEVRTTGHQGSHVFSSFSQGNCFIVLEADRGRVEAGEWVDVEPFNSLLQSHF; encoded by the coding sequence ATGGATACTTCGGGTTTACTCTCTCTGGAACAGGCGCGGCATGCCATGCTGGCGCAAGTTTCTGCGCTCACCGATACAGAAACCGTTTCTATCTATCAGGCTGCCGGTCGCATCACGGCTGCCGCAGTGACTTCCCCTATCAATGTCCCGCTATTCGATAATTCTGCGATGGATGGCTATGCCGTGCGGTGTCACGAACTCACTGACCAACCGCTGCCTGTGGCCGGCAAAGCCTTTGCCGGCGCGCCGTTTGACGCCGACTGGCCAGCCGGCAGTTGTATCCGAATCATGACCGGCGCGCCGATTCCCGCCGGTGCCGATGCGGTGGTGATGCAGGAAGAAACTGAACGTGATGCCGACGGCAGGATCCGATTTACTCATGCCGTGAAGCCCGGCCAAAACATCCACCGCATCGGTGAGGATCTCCGCCAACAGGCGCAGGTGCTGCCGGCCGGTACCCGGCTGGGCGCCGCCGAATTACCGTTGCTGGCGTCACTCGGTATCGCCACCATACCGGTAGTGCGTCGCCTGCGGGTAGCGCTGTTTTCCACCGGCGACGAACTACAACCCGTCGGCGAACCGTTACGGGAAGGGCAAATTTACGATACCAACCGCTTTGCCGTGCGCCTGATGTTGGAACAACTGGGCCATGACGTTATCGACCTCGGCATCGTGCGTGATGACCCGGCGGCGCTACGCCAGGCATTTCAGCAGGCGGACCAGGCTGCCGATGTGGTGATCAGCAGCGGCGGCGTTTCCGTAGGCGAAGCGGATTACACCAAACAGATGCTGGAGGCGCTGGGCGATATCCGTTTCTGGAAACTGGCGATCAAACCCGGCAAGCCGTTTGCGTTTGGAAAACTGAGCCATGCCTGGTTCTGTGGGCTGCCGGGCAACCCGGTATCTGCCGCAGTGACTTTCTACCAGTTGGTCCAGCCCTTGCTGGCGCAGTTATCCGGCCATAGCAGTTGGTCATTACCGGCGCGTTTTCGGGTCAAGACGACAACGCCGCTGAAAAAATCCCCCGGTCGGCTGGACTTCCAGCGCGGTATTCTGGCTCGTACCGATCAAGGCAGCCTGGAAGTTCGTACTACCGGGCATCAGGGTTCCCATGTGTTCAGTTCATTCAGTCAGGGCAACTGCTTTATCGTACTGGAGGCGGATCGCGGTCGTGTGGAAGCCGGCGAATGGGTAGACGTCGAGCCCTTTAACTCACTATTGCAGAGCCACTTCTGA
- a CDS encoding glycosyltransferase yields the protein MISVCMIMKNEARHLAGTLASIAAHFDDIIVVDTGSTDDSKAIASQFTRHVYDFTWTADFSAARNASLNYARYDWVLVIDADEEIESIDIGALHALIAAHPQAIGRVERINYLDEGSDTTTVRESINRLFRKDRYHYSGIIHEQVIPLDPSISPAPSFIAPIRLNHVGYKKEILQQTDKVARNITLLHQALEAQADDPYLLFQLGKSYYLKRDYPMAINYFQQALRFETNFAYEYTEDLVETYGYALINQGDYEKAMDIIQYESYFSSTDFVFLKAMILMNNGQLQNAVDLFVQCTKMPAGNKEGVNSYKANYNIGVILECVGMKQQALEFYQKCGHYTLARDGIQRLVH from the coding sequence ATGATTTCCGTCTGCATGATAATGAAAAACGAAGCCAGGCATCTTGCCGGTACGCTAGCCTCCATTGCGGCTCATTTTGACGATATTATCGTTGTTGATACCGGTTCCACTGATGACTCCAAAGCTATCGCCAGCCAATTCACCCGCCATGTTTATGACTTCACCTGGACAGCAGACTTTTCCGCCGCGCGCAATGCCTCGCTGAATTACGCTCGTTACGATTGGGTATTGGTGATCGATGCCGATGAAGAGATCGAATCGATTGATATTGGTGCGCTGCATGCGTTGATAGCTGCACACCCACAGGCAATAGGGCGCGTAGAACGCATCAATTATCTCGATGAAGGCAGCGATACCACCACGGTTCGGGAATCGATCAATCGCCTATTTCGCAAAGATCGCTATCACTATAGCGGCATTATTCATGAGCAGGTTATCCCCCTCGACCCCAGTATTTCTCCTGCACCCTCGTTTATTGCGCCGATACGTCTGAATCATGTCGGGTATAAAAAAGAGATCCTACAGCAAACCGATAAGGTTGCCCGCAATATCACCTTGCTGCACCAGGCACTGGAAGCTCAGGCGGATGATCCGTATCTGTTATTTCAGTTGGGTAAAAGTTATTATCTGAAGCGTGATTACCCTATGGCTATTAATTATTTCCAACAGGCTTTACGCTTCGAAACCAATTTTGCGTACGAATACACGGAAGATCTGGTTGAAACGTACGGCTACGCGCTGATCAATCAGGGTGATTACGAGAAAGCAATGGATATCATCCAGTATGAATCTTACTTCTCATCCACCGATTTTGTATTTTTGAAAGCAATGATTCTGATGAATAACGGCCAACTCCAGAATGCCGTTGATTTATTTGTTCAGTGTACCAAAATGCCGGCTGGAAATAAGGAAGGCGTTAACTCCTATAAAGCCAATTATAATATTGGCGTTATTCTCGAGTGCGTCGGCATGAAACAGCAAGCACTGGAATTTTATCAGAAATGCGGTCACTACACCCTGGCGCGCGACGGCATCCAGCGTTTGGTTCATTAA
- a CDS encoding discoidin domain-containing protein, with protein sequence MWYKSGGLSLFSGSKVVLGENTLWADKNNGVIAGGMLLIFTDCGVRIYEIASVVSDTELVLASEYGGCTENHVRYAIPVLGSNDTFDHAAYVAQIAAMLAGYQSQLAQWKQVLTEHGQVTLTDNNGQSVVVKTLPDLTDAVSRMMDKTLNGADIPDKAQFVANLGLGDVVHQSDLANHTHTAAQITDFTDAVRKVLVSTLAAGQGVALNYDAGSNQLVVSATGGNSGGGNSSGNSGGRGYTVVTRNGTTANQVFTFPFSVTGTMDYSFDAYALKEEAGSTSTIMTDSYDSGDVYNHTPGLLFDGTAKAVAGEKVALSSDGAFFSTSLSPRPTATAVSIYARSNRSALPAMTGNTQGGYIVTASSNNADGNAASQLWKAFNKSNAVLTDAWLSAGAPSSASPQWIAIQMPAAVRVAGYSIATRNQNGYSNSPKTWIFQGSNNGTTWVDLHSVVGDTRNVAGQVRAYSLRAQADYAYYRLYITDYNIGNLAGFVAVGELDIQLAEKILLRSGSNYYTSSDGALVQIASPSTAVDIDSVGFYWSGYIPISSLMSLGSVSIVTGRSADAIILYPPQIAIPLKLSNIKGFNAITLATATVNQTGVGFVRVAVSRNLTEWFVFSDSAWVSIGTLTANDTDASKLMAQGMTPAMLAGITASQWSLLYTDTLSMPDNIAFAVAIDAQNPENDSAAIDSISLSVSASAWKLQSSAEVEIRWYPDKVTFKTVAAGNYKLAYQQP encoded by the coding sequence ATGTGGTATAAATCAGGTGGTTTGTCTTTATTTTCTGGCAGCAAAGTCGTGTTGGGTGAGAATACCCTGTGGGCGGATAAGAATAATGGCGTAATTGCCGGCGGCATGTTGCTGATCTTTACTGATTGCGGTGTAAGGATTTATGAAATTGCATCCGTCGTATCGGATACCGAGCTGGTACTGGCCAGCGAATACGGTGGTTGCACGGAGAATCATGTACGTTACGCAATTCCGGTATTGGGCAGTAACGATACCTTTGATCATGCGGCCTATGTGGCGCAGATTGCGGCGATGCTGGCAGGCTATCAATCTCAACTGGCGCAATGGAAACAGGTGCTGACCGAACATGGTCAGGTGACGCTGACGGACAATAACGGGCAGAGCGTGGTGGTGAAAACGCTGCCGGATCTGACCGATGCCGTCAGCCGGATGATGGATAAAACCCTCAATGGCGCGGATATTCCGGATAAAGCGCAGTTTGTCGCCAATCTGGGATTGGGCGATGTGGTGCATCAGTCTGATTTGGCAAACCACACCCATACCGCCGCGCAAATTACCGATTTCACCGACGCGGTACGTAAAGTGCTGGTATCGACGTTGGCGGCTGGGCAGGGTGTTGCGCTGAATTATGATGCCGGCAGCAACCAGCTGGTTGTCAGTGCGACAGGCGGCAATAGCGGCGGCGGTAATAGCAGTGGAAACAGCGGCGGTCGTGGCTATACGGTAGTAACGCGTAATGGTACGACGGCGAATCAGGTATTTACCTTCCCGTTCAGCGTTACCGGTACTATGGATTACAGCTTCGATGCCTATGCACTGAAGGAGGAGGCGGGGTCAACATCAACGATCATGACCGATAGCTACGATAGCGGCGATGTTTACAATCACACGCCAGGTCTTTTATTTGACGGCACGGCCAAAGCCGTCGCTGGTGAAAAAGTAGCACTAAGCAGTGATGGTGCTTTTTTTTCCACAAGCCTTAGTCCAAGACCAACAGCAACGGCGGTCTCCATTTACGCTCGATCAAATCGCTCGGCGCTGCCAGCAATGACCGGTAACACGCAGGGCGGATACATCGTCACTGCGTCGTCAAATAACGCTGATGGTAATGCGGCTAGCCAGCTCTGGAAGGCGTTTAACAAATCGAATGCCGTACTCACTGATGCATGGTTGAGTGCAGGGGCACCATCTTCAGCATCACCGCAGTGGATCGCAATCCAGATGCCAGCAGCGGTCCGAGTTGCGGGTTATTCCATCGCTACCCGAAATCAAAATGGCTATTCGAATAGCCCCAAAACATGGATATTTCAAGGTTCCAACAACGGAACAACATGGGTTGATCTGCATTCTGTTGTCGGTGATACCCGTAATGTAGCCGGGCAAGTCAGGGCTTACAGCCTGAGAGCGCAGGCTGATTACGCTTACTATCGTCTGTATATAACAGACTACAATATCGGTAATCTGGCTGGGTTCGTAGCGGTGGGGGAGCTGGATATTCAGCTTGCCGAAAAAATTTTGCTACGCTCCGGTTCAAACTATTACACGTCATCAGACGGCGCACTGGTGCAGATCGCATCACCATCTACCGCAGTTGACATTGATTCGGTCGGATTTTATTGGTCTGGATACATCCCAATTAGCAGCCTGATGTCGCTCGGCTCTGTCAGCATTGTGACAGGCCGCTCCGCTGACGCGATAATTCTCTATCCGCCACAAATCGCCATCCCGTTGAAGCTTAGTAACATAAAGGGCTTTAACGCGATAACCTTGGCAACTGCTACGGTAAATCAGACTGGGGTCGGCTTTGTGAGGGTTGCTGTGTCAAGAAATCTAACCGAATGGTTTGTTTTTAGTGACAGTGCATGGGTTTCGATTGGCACGCTAACAGCAAACGATACGGACGCATCAAAACTGATGGCTCAAGGCATGACCCCGGCCATGCTTGCTGGAATAACTGCGTCGCAGTGGAGTTTACTCTATACCGATACACTTTCTATGCCTGACAATATCGCTTTTGCTGTCGCTATTGACGCACAAAACCCAGAAAATGATAGTGCTGCGATTGACTCGATCTCGTTATCAGTATCGGCGTCTGCGTGGAAACTACAATCATCGGCCGAAGTCGAAATCCGCTGGTATCCCGATAAGGTGACGTTTAAAACCGTCGCGGCGGGTAACTACAAACTGGCCTATCAACAACCATAA
- a CDS encoding DUF3168 domain-containing protein, with product MTEEDIYPLLGKLAHGRVYAYAVPCCDYDAPHQKHPFILFSLSQENNYNASQQLVSQKVTVSADCYAHTVAEARALREQARTALAVLQPNKTVEYNDFDVEYEKFRMTLEVDISR from the coding sequence ATGACTGAAGAAGATATCTATCCACTGTTGGGTAAATTGGCTCATGGCCGTGTTTATGCCTATGCTGTACCTTGTTGTGATTATGATGCTCCGCATCAGAAGCATCCATTTATTCTTTTTTCACTGAGTCAGGAGAATAATTATAATGCTTCTCAGCAATTGGTCAGCCAGAAAGTGACCGTCAGTGCAGATTGTTATGCTCACACGGTAGCAGAGGCTCGGGCCTTGCGTGAACAGGCGCGAACGGCGCTGGCAGTATTACAACCGAATAAAACTGTTGAATATAACGACTTTGATGTGGAATACGAGAAATTCCGCATGACACTGGAAGTTGATATTTCCCGTTAA
- the cdd gene encoding cytidine deaminase: protein MQARFHDAFTQLSAALQTALTPILARDDFAAMLTADEVDRLCAQSQLDADGLAFALLPLAAACALTPVSGFHVGAIAQGVSGAFYWGANMEFDGLPLQQTVHAEQSAISHAWLRNESALRAVTVNYTPCGHCRQFMNELNSAPELRICLPGRAPAPLGHYLPDAFGPRDLAINTLLMDNIDNGLTLTTDDTLCRLALAAANCSHAPYSKAFSGIALETRQGRRYTGRYAENAAFNPSLPPLQAALNLVNLAGDAFSDIQRAVLVESGHVALSQWSLAQPLLASFGGTALQRTLAY from the coding sequence ATGCAAGCACGCTTTCATGACGCATTTACGCAATTATCTGCGGCGTTACAAACCGCGCTGACGCCGATACTGGCGCGTGACGACTTCGCCGCGATGTTGACCGCCGACGAAGTCGACCGACTCTGCGCTCAGAGTCAGCTCGACGCCGACGGCCTGGCCTTCGCACTGCTGCCATTGGCAGCCGCTTGTGCACTTACGCCGGTCTCGGGTTTTCACGTCGGCGCGATAGCGCAAGGCGTCAGCGGCGCCTTTTACTGGGGCGCCAATATGGAATTCGACGGGCTCCCACTGCAACAGACCGTCCACGCGGAGCAAAGCGCCATCAGCCATGCCTGGCTACGCAATGAATCGGCGTTACGGGCGGTAACGGTAAACTACACGCCTTGTGGTCACTGCCGCCAGTTCATGAACGAGCTTAACAGTGCGCCCGAATTGCGGATCTGCCTGCCGGGGCGCGCACCCGCCCCGCTCGGCCACTACCTGCCGGATGCGTTTGGCCCCCGCGATTTAGCGATCAACACCTTGCTGATGGATAATATCGATAACGGATTAACACTGACGACGGACGATACGCTGTGTCGGTTGGCGTTGGCTGCCGCCAACTGCAGCCACGCGCCATACAGCAAGGCGTTCAGCGGCATCGCGCTGGAAACCCGGCAAGGCCGCCGCTATACCGGTCGCTATGCGGAAAACGCCGCCTTCAACCCCAGCCTGCCGCCACTTCAGGCCGCCTTGAATCTGGTCAATCTGGCCGGCGATGCCTTCAGCGATATCCAGCGAGCGGTGTTGGTGGAATCGGGCCATGTTGCGCTCAGCCAGTGGAGTCTGGCGCAACCGTTACTGGCCTCATTCGGCGGTACGGCGCTCCAGCGCACGCTGGCGTATTAA
- a CDS encoding NAD-dependent malic enzyme yields MELEYESKRPLYIPYAGPILLEFPLLNKGSAFTEEERAQFNLHGLLPEAVETIEEQAERAWRQYQEFKNDMEKHVYLRNIQDTNETLFYRLLANHLSEMMPIIYTPTVGAACEHFSDIYRRARGLFISYPNREHIDDMLQNATKQNVKVIVVTDGERILGLGDQGIGGMGIPIGKLSLYTACGGISPAYTLPVVLDVGTNNPQLLNDPLYMGWRHPRITGDEYYEFVNEFIQAVKRRWPNVLLQFEDFAQNNAMPLLNRYRDEICSFNDDIQGTAAVALGSLIAASRAAGSQLRDQTVAFLGAGSAGCGIAEQIIAQMKSEGLSDDEARSRVFMVDRFGLLTDKLPNLLDFQSKLVQKSDKLAQWDVTSDAISLMDVMRNAKPTILIGVSGQPGLFTEEIIREMHSHCARPIVMPLSNPTSRVEARPEDIIRWTDGAALVATGSPFAPVQHKDKVYPIAQCNNSYIFPGIGLGILACGAKRITDGMLMASSRALADCSPLANQGEGALLPDISTIQDVSRHIALEVAKAAQLQGVAEVTSEDTLVKAIAHNFWQPQYRTYKRTSF; encoded by the coding sequence ATGGAATTGGAATACGAAAGTAAACGCCCACTCTACATCCCTTATGCCGGCCCTATCCTGCTCGAATTTCCCCTGCTGAACAAAGGCAGCGCTTTTACCGAGGAAGAACGCGCTCAGTTCAACCTGCACGGCCTGCTGCCTGAAGCGGTAGAGACCATTGAAGAACAGGCGGAGCGCGCCTGGCGGCAGTATCAGGAATTCAAGAACGACATGGAAAAACACGTGTACCTGCGTAACATTCAGGACACCAACGAAACCCTGTTCTACCGTCTGCTGGCAAACCACCTGAGCGAAATGATGCCGATCATTTACACGCCGACGGTGGGCGCCGCCTGTGAACACTTCTCCGACATTTATCGTCGTGCCCGCGGCCTGTTTATCTCCTACCCTAACCGTGAGCATATCGACGATATGCTGCAAAACGCCACCAAACAAAACGTAAAAGTCATCGTGGTGACGGACGGCGAGCGTATTCTCGGTCTGGGCGACCAGGGTATCGGCGGCATGGGGATTCCGATCGGTAAACTGTCGCTGTACACCGCCTGCGGCGGCATCAGCCCGGCGTACACCCTGCCGGTGGTGCTGGATGTCGGCACCAACAACCCGCAACTGCTCAACGATCCGCTGTACATGGGCTGGCGTCACCCGCGTATTACCGGCGACGAATACTATGAGTTCGTCAACGAATTCATTCAGGCGGTGAAACGCCGCTGGCCGAACGTACTGTTGCAGTTTGAAGATTTCGCGCAGAATAACGCCATGCCGTTGCTGAACCGCTACCGTGATGAAATCTGTAGCTTCAACGACGACATTCAGGGCACCGCCGCTGTAGCGCTGGGCAGCCTGATCGCCGCCAGCCGCGCGGCAGGCAGCCAGTTGCGTGACCAGACCGTCGCTTTCCTTGGCGCCGGTTCCGCCGGTTGCGGTATCGCCGAGCAGATCATCGCCCAGATGAAGTCCGAAGGACTGAGCGACGACGAAGCCCGTTCCCGCGTATTCATGGTGGACCGCTTTGGCCTGTTGACCGACAAACTGCCGAACCTGCTCGACTTCCAGAGCAAACTGGTGCAGAAAAGCGACAAACTGGCGCAATGGGACGTCACCAGCGATGCGATCTCTCTGATGGATGTGATGCGCAACGCTAAACCGACCATCCTGATAGGCGTATCGGGTCAACCGGGTCTGTTCACGGAAGAAATCATCCGTGAAATGCACAGCCACTGCGCCCGCCCGATCGTGATGCCGCTGTCCAACCCGACCTCCCGCGTGGAAGCTCGCCCGGAAGATATCATCCGCTGGACGGATGGTGCGGCGCTGGTCGCAACCGGCAGCCCGTTCGCACCGGTGCAGCACAAAGACAAGGTTTACCCGATCGCACAGTGCAACAACTCCTACATTTTCCCGGGTATCGGTCTGGGCATACTGGCTTGCGGTGCGAAGCGTATCACTGACGGCATGTTGATGGCATCCAGCCGCGCGCTGGCCGACTGCTCCCCGCTGGCCAACCAGGGCGAAGGCGCGCTGTTGCCGGACATCAGCACGATTCAGGATGTTTCCAGGCACATCGCACTGGAAGTGGCGAAAGCCGCACAGTTGCAAGGGGTGGCGGAAGTGACCTCCGAAGATACGCTGGTAAAAGCGATTGCCCACAACTTCTGGCAGCCGCAGTACCGTACTTACAAACGCACGTCCTTCTGA
- a CDS encoding CidB/LrgB family autolysis modulator translates to MLNYLWWSLPLTLLVFFGARNVAMTLKMPLLNPLLVSMLVIIPLLLILDIPYDHYFSGSSLLNSLLQPAVVALAFPLYEQLHQIRARWKSIISVCFIGSVTAIISGTVIALWLGASREIAASVLPKSVTTPIAMAVASAIGGIPAISAMCVILVGIVGAVLGHALFNRLNIHAKSARGLAMGTASHALGTARCAEVDFQEGAFSSLALVICGIITSLIAPFLFPVIVRLMGT, encoded by the coding sequence ATGCTGAATTATCTGTGGTGGTCGCTGCCGCTCACGCTGCTGGTATTCTTTGGCGCCCGCAACGTGGCGATGACGCTGAAAATGCCGTTACTCAACCCATTGCTGGTATCGATGTTGGTGATCATCCCGCTGTTGTTGATTCTGGATATCCCTTATGACCACTATTTCAGCGGCAGTTCCCTCCTCAATAGCCTGCTGCAACCGGCGGTAGTCGCACTGGCATTTCCGTTATATGAACAACTGCATCAAATCCGCGCACGCTGGAAATCCATCATTAGCGTTTGTTTTATCGGCAGCGTCACCGCCATTATTTCCGGCACCGTCATTGCTTTGTGGCTCGGCGCTTCACGGGAAATCGCCGCTTCCGTACTGCCGAAATCGGTCACCACGCCGATCGCCATGGCCGTCGCCAGCGCCATCGGCGGGATTCCGGCTATCAGCGCCATGTGCGTGATCCTGGTTGGCATTGTCGGCGCCGTATTGGGCCACGCGCTGTTTAATCGGCTCAACATCCATGCCAAATCCGCCCGTGGGCTGGCGATGGGGACGGCATCGCATGCATTAGGTACTGCACGCTGCGCGGAAGTCGATTTTCAGGAAGGCGCGTTCAGTTCGCTGGCGTTGGTGATCTGCGGCATCATCACCTCGTTGATCGCCCCGTTTTTGTTTCCGGTGATCGTGCGCCTGATGGGGACATAA
- the moeB gene encoding molybdopterin-synthase adenylyltransferase MoeB, with protein sequence MLPELTDEETLRYNRQIVLRGFDFDAQERLKAARVLIVGLGGLGCAASQYLASAGVGQLTLLDFDTVSLSNLQRQVLHRDDRIGMPKVESARLTLEHINPHVRITPVQDNLEDDALQALVTQHDVVVDCTDNVSIRDRLNRVCFMQKIPLVSGAAVRMEGQISVFTYYPEEPCYRCLSRLFGDSALTCVEAGVMAPLVGVIGSLQALETIKLLAHYGQPLAGKLLLFDAMTMQFREMRLSKNPDCDTCGQAT encoded by the coding sequence ATGTTGCCTGAACTCACTGATGAAGAAACCCTGCGCTATAACCGGCAAATCGTCCTGCGCGGGTTTGATTTTGACGCGCAGGAGCGGCTGAAAGCGGCACGGGTACTGATTGTCGGGCTAGGCGGCCTGGGTTGCGCTGCCTCGCAATATCTGGCGTCGGCCGGTGTCGGCCAACTGACGCTACTGGATTTTGATACCGTTTCATTGTCTAACCTGCAACGCCAGGTGCTGCATCGCGACGATCGCATCGGGATGCCGAAGGTGGAATCTGCCCGCCTGACCTTAGAGCACATTAACCCGCATGTTCGGATCACCCCGGTTCAGGATAACCTGGAAGACGATGCACTACAGGCATTAGTGACGCAGCACGATGTCGTGGTGGACTGCACCGACAACGTATCAATACGTGATCGGCTCAACCGCGTCTGTTTTATGCAAAAAATACCCCTGGTATCCGGCGCGGCTGTCCGCATGGAAGGGCAAATCAGCGTCTTCACCTATTACCCCGAAGAACCCTGTTATCGCTGTCTTAGTCGATTATTTGGCGACAGTGCGCTCACCTGTGTGGAAGCCGGCGTCATGGCTCCGCTGGTCGGGGTGATCGGCTCATTGCAGGCGCTGGAAACCATCAAACTGCTGGCGCATTACGGCCAGCCGCTGGCAGGTAAGTTACTGTTGTTTGATGCGATGACGATGCAATTTCGCGAAATGCGGTTATCGAAAAACCCGGACTGCGACACCTGCGGGCAGGCGACCTGA